TTCCCGCTCTTTGTATATCAACACAAAGTTCCTTACATCTTTGAACAAGTTTAGCCAATAGAACCCTGCTTATAATATCTTTGCTACTGTTTTAGATGTGTTGAAGTGTCCTCCATAAGGTAATGAATGGCAATGCTATAGCACACTTTCTATTTCCTcatctggtatgcatcttctaatAAACCCATTATTACATCTCTTATATAGCAGAGGTTCCTCCCAAGTATAGTCCTTTAAGTCATGTAAAAATTTCTTCTTTTACTAATAGGACCTATTTGGTAGCAAAACTCTGTATACAAGATAGTTAACAATATCTGCATACCATGGGGGTTAAGAGATGGCTAAGAAGTGTTCATCCGGAAAGGAGTTATCAATTGGTAGGTACTCAGTAAAAATCCCTATATCTTCTAGCTTGAGTCTAGAAAGGTGGTCTACTACCATATTTTCGGCcacttttttatctttattttcaagATCGAGTTCCTGGAGAAGAAGGATCCATCagatcaaccttggttttgcttcctttttaTTCAAGAGGTACCAAATAGCAGCATGATCTGTGTATACAATAACTTTGGATCTAACTAAGTAGGATCTAAACTTATCAATTACAAACACTACTACTAGAAGTTCCTTCTCTATGTTTGTATAGTTGACCTATGAGTCATCAACTGTCTTACTTACATAGTAGATAGCATAGACTTTTCTGTCCTTCCTTTGTCCAAGTACTGCTCCTACTGCATTATCACTTGCATCACACATCACCTCAAATGGTAGCTATCAATCTAGTGGTTGCATTATTGGTTTGAAAATTAAGGCTTCTTTTATCCTGCAAAAGGAATTAAGGCAGCCATCATCAAAGTCAAAAGGAACATCCTGATTTAACAAGTTAATTAATGGCTTAACTATTCTTGAGAAATCTTTAATAAATCTTCTGTAGAAGCCcgtatgtcccaaaaagctttgtactcctttgactgatggtggtggtggcattttcTCTATTATCTTGATTGTTACCTTGTCTACTTTTATCCCTCTTTCTGACACAAGGTGACAAAGAACTATGCCCTCTCTTACCATAAAATGGCATTTGTCCCAATTGAGGACTAGATTTGACTCCTCACACTTTGTAACACTTTAGATAGGTTAGATAAACACTCATCAAAAGTGATTCCATAAACAAAgaaatcatctataaagacctctataatgtttttaataaaataaaaaaaatagtcatcatgcatctttgaaaagtagctggggcattacaaagaccaaaagtcaTTCTCCTATAGGCAAAAGTACTATAGGAGCAAGTAAACGTGGTCTTTTCTTAATCTTCCAGGTGAATTGGGATTTGAAAAAATCCCAAATACCCATCCAAGTAACAAAAATAAGAATGCTTGGCTAGCCTAGTAGAGGAAAGTGGTCCTTTGTGGTGGCACTATTTAGCTTCCTATAATAAATGCACATATGCCAACCAGTGACCATCCTAGTAGGAATTAGCTCATTGTTTTCATTTTTAATGATAGTTGTCCCACCCTTTTTAGGCACTATATACACCGAACTAACCTATTTACTATCAGAGATTAGGTATATGATATCtgtatctaatagttttaaaatttccttgTTCACTACTTCTTTTATATTAGGGTTTAGTCTCCTTTGTTGTTCAATGGtaggtttactattttcttccataggtattcTATGCATACAAATGGAAGGGCTAATCCCTTTAAGGTCTTCTATTATATACCCTATAGTTTTACTATGGGTCCTAAGTTCCCTTAaaagtttttcctcttctaaACTAGTTGGGGTAGCATTTTTTATAACAGATGATTATAGTTTGAGTGTAAAAATGCATACCTTATAGTAAAAGGAAGAGGTTTCAGTTTTACCTATTTCTTAGCCTCTTGTGGTTCAGCCTGGGGCTGTGACTCCTTCAGCTCTTCCATTTGTAGAGGTGGCTAGCTTTAAAAGATTGTACATAGGCTACAATTTCTTTGTTGTCATCATCCACTATGTTGTTGTGCACTATGCATGCTTCAAGATTCATCAGTGTTTGGCTTATGTTTCATTGCTCTGAACAAGTTGAATTCTACTTTCTCTTCTCTTACTTTGAGAGTTAACTGCCCATTTTTAACATTTATGATAGCTCTGATGGTTTTCAAGAAAAGCTTTCCCAATTTGATGGGAATTTGAACATCTTCCATCTCCAGGACAATGAAATCAACAGGAataaagaatttgcccactttgatggaGATGTTCTCCAAAATGCCAATAGGGTACTTGACAGCCTTGTTCACCAGTTGTAATAAGATCGTAGTTAGTTTAAGGTCTCTAACATTCAGCTTTTGGCATATTAATAAAGGCATCAAATTCATACTTGCACTAAGATCACAAAGGGCCTTGTTTATGTTCATGTTGCCAATaagacaaggtatggagaagcttctaaGGTCCTTAAGTTTTGGGGGtagcttattttgcaaaatggCATTGCATTCCTCTGTCAGAGCAACTGTCTCATAATCCTTCAGCTTTCTCTTATTTGAGAGGATTTCCTTTAAGAACTTCACATATGATGGCATTTGAGATAGTACTTCAGTGAAAGGAATATTaatataaagtttctgtaaaacttctaaaaactctcCAAACTGCTTGTCTAATTTAACCTTCTAGAATCTTTGAGGAAAAGGTAGAGGGGGCTAGTATGGTTCAAGTAGCTTCTTTTTCTTATTCTCCTCCTCTTCCTTGTCCTTTTTAGCTTCTTTCTCTTCCTCCTTCAGTTGGTCATCAGAATTATCAGAAGTTTTTTCCACTGATTTTTATTTATCTTCTAGCTTTTAATTTATACCACTCCTCAAAGCAACTACCTTGCAATGCTCTTTagggttcatctctggttgacttGGCAGCTGACCAATGGCTTTGCTTGACGAACTAGCTTGTTGAGTAATTTAGTTCTCAAGCATCTTATTGTGAGTAGCCAATTGGTCTATTCTAGAAGCTATTTACTTTATTATTTCATTCTGCTATTGTTGTGCTGCTAAAAAGCTTTCCATTATGGATTCCATGGTCAATATGGACTCAGGCTAttgaggttgaggaggtggtaGTGGTTGTGCTAAGTTCTATCCTCTATTCTAAAAACCAGGTGATGGTGATCTATATCCCTACTACTTATTAATGGGCTGATTCTGTTGGTTCTGTGAGTTTGAGCATGCGATGTTGGGGGTGATTCCTCCATCCAAGGTTATAGGTGTTCGAATATGGATTATTAATCTACCTCTAGATAAAGTTTCCTTTGTTActgacatagttcatctgttttaTGGAGGG
This sequence is a window from Hevea brasiliensis isolate MT/VB/25A 57/8 chromosome 10, ASM3005281v1, whole genome shotgun sequence. Protein-coding genes within it:
- the LOC110634691 gene encoding uncharacterized protein LOC110634691, with product MPSYVKFLKEILSNKRKLKDYETVALTEECNAILQNKLPPKLKDLRSFSIPCLIGNMNINKALCDLSASMNLMPLLICQKLNVRDLKLTTILLQLVNKAVKYPIGILENISIKVGKFFIPVDFIVLEMEDVQIPIKLGKLFLKTIRAIINVKNGQLTLKVREEKVEFNLFRAMKHKPNTDES